One region of Triticum aestivum cultivar Chinese Spring chromosome 6B, IWGSC CS RefSeq v2.1, whole genome shotgun sequence genomic DNA includes:
- the LOC123136558 gene encoding bidirectional sugar transporter SWEET2a — MASLGLPGPSSYHDLCCYGAGIAGNIFAFVLFISPLPTFRRIVRNGSTEQFSATPYIYSLLNCLVCMWYALPFVSYGVVLVATVNTIGAAFQLAYTAVFIAYADAKKRLKVSVLLAGVFCVFGLIVYVSMALFDHKPRRTFVGYLSVASLIFMFASPLSIINLVIRTKSVEYMPFYLSLSMSLMSMSFFAYGVLLDDFFIYVPNGIGTVLGVIQLLLYAYYSRKGSRDEARRPLLVTHT; from the exons ATGGCTTCCCTGGGCTTGCCCGGACCCTCCTCCTACCACGACCTCTGCTGCTACGGGGCAGGAATCGCAG GGAACATCTTTGCCTTTGTGCTCTTCATCTCCCCGCT CCCAACATTCAGGAGGATCGTCCGGAATGGGTCGACGGAGCAGTTCTCGGCCACGCCCTACATCTACTCGCTCCTCAACTGCCTCGTCTGCATGTGGTACGCCCTCCCCTTCGTCTCCTACGGCGTCGTCCTGGTCGCCACCGTCAACACCATCGGCGCCGCCTTCCAGCTTGCCTACACCGCCGTCTTCATCGCCTACGCCGACGCCAAGAAAAGG CTCAAGGTGTCCGTGCTGCTGGCAGGGGTGTTCTGTGTGTTCGGCCTGATTGTGTATGTCAGTATGGCGCTGTTTGATCACAAGCCTCGGCGAACATTCGTCGGCTATCTCAGCGTGGCGTCCCTCATATTCATGTTCGCATCCCCTCTGTCCATCATT AATTTGGTGATCAGGACCAAGAGTGTGGAGTACATGCCCTTTTATTTGTCGCTATCGATGTCCCTGATGAGCATGTCGTTTTTCGCATACGGGGTGCTTCTGGATGACTTCTTCATATAC GTTCCCAATGGCATCGGCACAGTCCTAGGTGTCATACAGTTGTTGTTATATGCCTACTACAGTAGAAAGGGATCGAGAGACGAAGCCAGACGGCCATTACTAGTCACACATACATGA